A genomic region of Desulfosarcina ovata subsp. ovata contains the following coding sequences:
- a CDS encoding DMT family transporter, which yields MMAQDAMQPTISAAWKTTLGAMMISFSAVWVKLVHVSPTASAYYRVFLGGIFLLLILVIRGEPLWRGWRTFSWSLVAGLFFALDLYSWHRCIGYVGPGLATILGNFEVFLVPVAGVLLYGERLSWRFVLSVPLAVTGLFMIVGIRWEQLSPNYRIGIAYGLSTALFYTGFLVVLRRLQTHGSRPSALFSLMVVSFFTAFFLAVEMLRTGDSFAVPDLQSGVALIALGLFSQTVGWLLITHSLPLIPAAIAGLLLLLQPSLSFLWDVLFFGRETSTLAWAGVSLALSAIYIGATSGRRRSAKR from the coding sequence ATGATGGCCCAAGATGCCATGCAACCGACCATTTCCGCCGCCTGGAAAACCACTCTGGGCGCCATGATGATCAGCTTTTCCGCGGTGTGGGTCAAACTGGTCCACGTCAGCCCAACGGCTTCCGCGTATTACCGTGTTTTCCTGGGGGGAATCTTTCTGCTGCTAATTCTCGTCATTCGCGGGGAACCGTTGTGGCGGGGCTGGCGCACTTTTTCCTGGTCACTGGTTGCCGGCCTTTTTTTCGCTCTCGATCTTTACTCCTGGCACCGCTGCATCGGCTATGTGGGGCCGGGGCTGGCCACGATCCTGGGAAATTTCGAGGTGTTTCTGGTTCCCGTCGCCGGTGTGCTCCTCTATGGAGAGCGCCTGAGCTGGCGATTCGTTCTCTCTGTTCCCCTGGCGGTGACCGGCCTGTTCATGATCGTGGGCATCCGCTGGGAACAGTTGAGTCCCAACTATCGGATCGGAATCGCCTATGGATTGAGCACGGCCCTCTTTTACACCGGCTTTCTGGTGGTGCTCCGCAGACTGCAAACCCATGGGTCCAGGCCGTCGGCCCTTTTCAGCCTCATGGTGGTCTCCTTTTTTACCGCCTTCTTTTTGGCGGTGGAGATGTTGCGCACCGGGGATTCCTTTGCCGTACCGGACCTTCAAAGCGGCGTGGCCCTGATTGCCCTAGGACTTTTCAGCCAGACCGTGGGATGGCTGCTGATTACCCACTCCCTGCCGCTTATACCGGCCGCCATCGCCGGGTTGCTGCTTTTATTACAACCATCGCTCTCCTTTTTGTGGGACGTGCTTTTTTTTGGCCGCGAAACCTCCACCTTGGCCTGGGCCGGTGTGTCCCTGGCCCTTTCGGCGATCTATATCGGGGCCACCAGCGGACGCCGCCGGTCAGCAAAAAGATAA
- a CDS encoding GNAT family acetyltransferase has protein sequence MMIEIRPYESNDEMQVVQLWTACGLVVAWNNPHRDIQRKLAVQPELFLVGCLAYKIIATVMAGYDGHRGWINYLAVHPNYQHTGLGKRMMAEAEIRLRATGCSKINLQVRRTNAKVIEFYKKIGYKLDDVVSFGKRLEPDE, from the coding sequence ATGATGATAGAAATCAGACCGTATGAATCTAACGATGAGATGCAGGTTGTCCAATTATGGACTGCCTGCGGCTTGGTCGTTGCTTGGAACAATCCCCATCGCGACATTCAGCGAAAACTTGCCGTGCAACCTGAATTGTTTCTTGTTGGCTGTTTGGCGTATAAGATTATAGCTACTGTCATGGCCGGTTATGACGGTCACCGTGGCTGGATCAATTATCTTGCTGTTCATCCGAATTATCAGCACACTGGATTAGGCAAACGCATGATGGCTGAAGCTGAAATACGACTTCGGGCGACCGGTTGTTCGAAGATCAATTTGCAGGTGCGCCGAACCAATGCCAAAGTGATTGAGTTTTATAAAAAGATCGGTTACAAATTGGATGATGTCGTAAGTTTCGGTAAACGCTTGGAACCAGATGAATGA
- a CDS encoding TAXI family TRAP transporter solute-binding subunit, producing MKKRCLPIVLSVSLALMLALTIVPQASAKKLIIFAGGPAGGTFQIVGQAIATYKPIKALNYNIKVQSSGGSTENLRKVDSGKAQFGTVYSGHVFAGREGLMVNDPKKYTNVMAVSYLYEAPAQLVVLKGSGIKSVKDLVGKRVAVGPAGSGAFSYCEMFFTHLGVWDKIDRNAVSYNAGADALSNNQVEALWLFTAYPSPAVIQAATMNHIAMVDLDADAKKYGFYDKYKNFQPFTIPTSDGRYRGITEDVPSWRDTTLLVANTKTPDDLVYDMLEAIYTPEGLAWMVAQKKTFRAMALEKGLKGVATPLHPGAEKFWKDKGILN from the coding sequence ATGAAAAAACGATGTTTGCCCATTGTGTTATCTGTAAGCCTGGCCCTGATGCTGGCTTTGACGATCGTTCCGCAGGCGTCCGCCAAAAAGCTGATTATCTTCGCCGGCGGGCCGGCGGGCGGCACCTTCCAGATTGTTGGTCAGGCCATTGCCACCTACAAGCCCATCAAAGCCCTGAACTACAATATCAAAGTGCAATCTTCAGGGGGTTCCACCGAGAACCTGAGGAAGGTCGACTCCGGCAAGGCCCAATTCGGAACGGTTTACTCCGGGCACGTCTTTGCCGGCCGCGAAGGCCTCATGGTCAACGACCCCAAAAAATACACGAATGTCATGGCGGTGTCTTACCTCTACGAGGCGCCGGCCCAACTGGTCGTCTTGAAAGGCTCCGGCATCAAGAGCGTCAAGGACCTGGTTGGCAAGCGCGTGGCCGTGGGACCGGCCGGATCGGGCGCCTTTTCCTATTGTGAAATGTTCTTCACCCACCTGGGGGTCTGGGACAAGATCGATCGTAATGCCGTCAGCTACAATGCCGGCGCAGACGCGCTGAGCAACAACCAGGTGGAAGCCCTCTGGCTGTTTACGGCCTATCCGAGTCCGGCGGTCATCCAGGCCGCGACCATGAACCATATCGCCATGGTGGACCTGGACGCTGATGCCAAAAAGTACGGTTTCTACGATAAGTACAAAAATTTCCAGCCGTTCACCATCCCCACATCGGACGGCCGCTACCGCGGGATCACCGAAGATGTGCCCTCCTGGCGCGACACCACCTTGCTGGTGGCCAATACCAAAACACCCGACGATCTGGTTTATGACATGCTCGAAGCGATTTATACCCCGGAGGGACTTGCCTGGATGGTTGCCCAGAAAAAAACCTTCAGGGCCATGGCCCTGGAAAAAGGGCTTAAGGGTGTTGCCACGCCCCTGCATCCGGGTGCCGAGAAGTTCTGGAAAGATAAGGGCATTCTTAACTAA
- a CDS encoding acetate--CoA ligase family protein, protein MKGTIDTIFNPASIAIVGATTRANSVGQAVIRNLIHGEYQGVLYPVHPRLKSLYGVKAYPALSAIPDAIDLVVIIVKPEMVPDLLEEAAQKGVSAAVVISAGFKEIGGKGAALEKRIQAIAANHHIRLVGPNCLGVINTDAGVRMNASFARIMPRPGNIGFISQSGALCTSVLDYAEGRKIGFSKFISFGNKADVNEIDLLHYLGDDPRTKVICMYLEDLSAGQEFIRVASKISWDKGKPILAVKSGTSSEGARAAASHTGSLVGTDSAYDAIFLQSGIQRVEGVNELFHYAMAFSRQPLPKGRRIAIVTNAGGPGIMATDAAIRSGLKLAPFSSDTEEQLKTHLPPTANIHNPVDVIGDATHERYEIALKTVMQDENVDGAIVLLTPQAMTDILETAQIVPNVAKTVDKPILCSFMGIVDVSEGVAHLEESGIPNYVFPEAASRTMAAMARFGERLSMGNRILPKLTFDRDRANTLIQTKLNGNLKCYLPEREAAELLGCYDLPLLSSRLVTGPADIEAAIDGIRFPVAMKIVSRDIVHKVDAGGVRLNITDVDQARHAFAEIVANGRRFNPEARIDGVLMQEMAGKGVEVIIGCARDPKFGPIVMFGLGGTLVEALKDVTFRLAPMCIASAHNMIRSIKTFTVLQGVRGNPPSDLAAIKDCILRVSTLVANHPEISELDINPLIVYPDGQGAVVADCRILLKSDNA, encoded by the coding sequence ATGAAAGGCACCATTGATACCATCTTCAATCCGGCGTCGATCGCCATCGTGGGCGCCACCACACGGGCAAACAGTGTGGGTCAGGCGGTCATTCGCAACCTGATCCATGGCGAATACCAGGGCGTGCTCTACCCGGTGCATCCGAGACTGAAATCGCTATACGGTGTCAAGGCCTATCCGGCCCTCAGCGCCATACCGGATGCGATCGACCTGGTGGTGATCATCGTCAAGCCGGAGATGGTGCCGGATCTATTGGAAGAAGCCGCCCAAAAAGGGGTTTCCGCTGCCGTGGTCATCTCCGCGGGGTTCAAGGAGATCGGCGGTAAAGGCGCCGCACTGGAAAAACGGATCCAGGCGATCGCCGCCAACCACCACATCCGGCTGGTGGGGCCCAACTGTTTGGGGGTCATCAACACCGACGCCGGCGTGCGCATGAATGCCAGCTTTGCCCGCATCATGCCCCGGCCGGGCAACATCGGTTTCATCTCCCAGTCAGGCGCCCTGTGCACATCGGTCCTGGATTACGCCGAGGGGCGCAAGATCGGGTTTTCCAAATTCATCAGTTTCGGCAACAAGGCCGATGTCAACGAGATCGATCTCCTGCACTACCTGGGCGACGATCCCCGGACCAAGGTCATCTGCATGTACCTGGAAGATCTCTCCGCCGGTCAGGAGTTCATCCGCGTGGCCAGCAAGATTTCCTGGGACAAGGGCAAACCAATTCTGGCCGTCAAATCAGGGACCTCGTCTGAGGGCGCCCGGGCCGCGGCCTCCCATACCGGGTCGCTGGTGGGTACTGATTCGGCCTATGACGCCATCTTCCTGCAAAGCGGCATCCAGCGGGTGGAAGGGGTCAACGAACTGTTCCATTACGCCATGGCCTTCTCCCGCCAACCCCTGCCCAAGGGCCGGCGGATCGCCATCGTCACCAATGCCGGCGGGCCGGGCATCATGGCCACCGACGCCGCCATTCGTTCCGGTCTCAAGCTGGCTCCCTTTTCCAGCGACACCGAGGAGCAGCTCAAGACCCACCTGCCCCCCACAGCCAACATCCACAATCCCGTGGACGTCATCGGCGATGCCACCCACGAGCGCTACGAAATCGCCTTGAAAACCGTCATGCAGGATGAGAATGTGGATGGTGCCATCGTTCTGCTCACCCCCCAGGCCATGACCGACATCCTGGAGACCGCCCAGATCGTTCCCAATGTGGCCAAGACGGTGGACAAACCGATCCTCTGCTCGTTCATGGGCATTGTCGATGTTTCCGAAGGCGTGGCCCATCTGGAGGAAAGCGGCATCCCCAACTATGTTTTTCCCGAAGCCGCCTCGCGTACCATGGCGGCCATGGCGCGGTTTGGCGAACGCCTGAGCATGGGTAACCGCATTCTGCCAAAACTGACATTCGATCGTGACCGCGCCAACACCCTGATCCAGACCAAGCTCAACGGCAATTTGAAATGCTACCTACCCGAAAGGGAGGCGGCCGAGTTGTTGGGCTGTTACGACCTGCCTCTGCTTTCCAGCCGCCTGGTAACCGGCCCGGCAGACATCGAGGCAGCCATTGACGGGATTCGCTTTCCCGTTGCCATGAAGATTGTCTCCCGCGACATCGTTCACAAGGTGGATGCCGGTGGGGTGCGCCTGAATATCACCGATGTGGACCAGGCCCGGCATGCGTTTGCCGAAATCGTCGCAAACGGTCGGCGCTTCAATCCGGAAGCCAGGATCGACGGCGTGCTCATGCAGGAGATGGCCGGCAAAGGCGTGGAGGTGATCATCGGCTGTGCCCGGGACCCCAAATTCGGCCCCATCGTCATGTTCGGGCTGGGCGGCACATTGGTGGAAGCCCTGAAAGACGTCACCTTTCGTCTGGCACCCATGTGTATCGCCAGCGCCCACAACATGATCCGTTCAATCAAGACGTTTACCGTACTCCAGGGGGTGCGCGGCAATCCGCCGTCGGACCTTGCAGCGATCAAGGATTGCATCCTGCGCGTCTCGACCCTGGTGGCCAACCACCCGGAGATCAGCGAACTGGACATCAATCCCCTGATCGTCTACCCCGACGGCCAAGGCGCCGTGGTGGCTGATTGCCGCATTCTGCTGAAAAGCGACAATGCCTGA
- the macA gene encoding macrolide transporter subunit MacA, whose protein sequence is MQTKRKRSLITILLLLAVLAAGGWFVRDWLAPAEQPVYVTVPAEKRDIQETVSATGVLNAFQQVDVGAQVSGQLQSLKVALGEHVKKGQLLAVIDPSVKQNDLKDAEAELKNIEAQRRAKAALLEQYELAYRRQQTLSRGDAGAEADLESAAASLASTRAEIAALDAQITQAKISVDTARTNLGYTQIVAPMDGVVVAVETDEGQTLVSTQSAPTILILANLDTMTVKTLISEADVIRVKAGMPVYFHVLGDPDTRYDGTLRSVDPAPETITDDDTSAKTISSSATYYNGQFDVTNPDHRLRIFMTAQVSIVLGEAKQALCIPLSVLGDSQGNGRYAVRVLKAGHVETREIKTGLKDNIYIQVLEGLNEGEPVVVGDSLTAQESNAENNQRLGGPPPGA, encoded by the coding sequence ATGCAGACAAAGCGAAAACGTTCATTGATTACCATCCTCCTGTTGCTGGCCGTGCTGGCGGCAGGCGGCTGGTTTGTTCGGGACTGGCTGGCGCCGGCGGAGCAGCCGGTCTATGTGACCGTGCCGGCTGAGAAAAGGGACATCCAGGAAACCGTTTCCGCCACCGGTGTGCTCAACGCCTTTCAGCAAGTGGACGTGGGTGCCCAGGTATCAGGGCAGTTGCAATCCCTGAAGGTCGCCCTTGGCGAGCATGTAAAAAAGGGACAGCTCCTGGCGGTGATTGACCCGTCGGTCAAGCAGAACGACCTCAAGGACGCCGAGGCCGAGTTGAAGAATATCGAGGCCCAAAGGCGGGCCAAGGCGGCTCTGCTGGAGCAGTATGAGTTGGCCTACCGGCGTCAGCAAACCTTGAGCCGGGGCGATGCGGGGGCTGAGGCGGACCTGGAAAGCGCCGCTGCCAGCCTTGCCAGCACGCGCGCCGAGATCGCGGCCCTGGACGCCCAGATTACCCAGGCGAAGATTTCCGTTGACACCGCGCGCACCAACCTGGGCTACACCCAGATCGTCGCGCCCATGGACGGCGTGGTGGTCGCGGTGGAAACCGATGAAGGCCAGACCCTGGTCTCCACCCAGTCGGCACCGACCATCCTGATCCTGGCCAACCTGGATACGATGACCGTCAAGACCCTGATCTCCGAGGCCGATGTGATCCGGGTCAAGGCGGGCATGCCGGTCTATTTCCACGTCCTGGGAGATCCGGACACGCGCTACGACGGCACGCTGCGATCGGTGGATCCGGCTCCGGAGACGATCACCGATGACGACACCTCGGCCAAGACGATCAGCTCCTCGGCCACCTACTACAATGGCCAGTTCGACGTGACCAACCCCGACCACCGGCTGCGTATCTTCATGACCGCCCAGGTCTCCATTGTGCTGGGCGAGGCCAAACAAGCCCTGTGCATCCCGCTCTCCGTGCTGGGCGACAGCCAGGGCAACGGCCGGTACGCGGTGCGGGTGCTCAAAGCAGGCCATGTCGAGACACGGGAGATCAAAACCGGCCTCAAGGACAATATCTACATTCAGGTACTGGAAGGGCTCAACGAAGGGGAACCGGTGGTCGTCGGCGATTCGCTGACGGCGCAGGAGAGCAACGCTGAGAACAATCAGCGGCTCGGCGGACCGCCTCCCGGGGCCTAA
- a CDS encoding formylglycine-generating enzyme family protein, with the protein MRQLLFCMTIMFFITLSSYTAVARSSTQEKDDSEQPQAGEVWIEPWTGMAFVWVPGGCFQMGTPKGGSFNTVRVQEAEALDGNFFVSIFKIASIFFPVGCSSMRTSIPADFDKYTMDERPVHKVCLNGFWIGKHEVTQEQWIKVLGNNPSYFKLGNDYPVEQVSWDDAFQFINSLNNKTDVAFSLPTEAQWEYAARSGGKKEIYSGSDNASEVAWYFENSENKTHKVGTKLANGLGIHDMSGNLREWCKDMYAKDAYNNHSLNNPMYVTEDKKRKFSRTIRGGSYYLNSCDVRCTSRTWSWRDHNEVDVGFRLIRKN; encoded by the coding sequence ATGAGGCAATTACTTTTTTGTATGACGATTATGTTTTTTATCACCTTGTCAAGTTATACAGCGGTTGCGAGGAGTTCTACCCAAGAAAAAGATGATAGTGAGCAACCCCAAGCAGGAGAAGTATGGATTGAACCATGGACAGGGATGGCGTTTGTATGGGTTCCTGGTGGCTGTTTTCAGATGGGAACCCCCAAAGGTGGCTCGTTTAATACCGTAAGGGTTCAAGAAGCCGAGGCCCTCGACGGAAATTTCTTTGTATCCATTTTTAAAATAGCCTCTATTTTTTTCCCGGTAGGATGCTCTTCGATGAGAACGAGTATACCTGCGGATTTCGACAAGTACACCATGGATGAAAGGCCGGTTCATAAAGTATGTTTGAATGGCTTTTGGATAGGAAAACATGAAGTGACCCAGGAGCAATGGATCAAAGTACTGGGCAACAATCCGTCATATTTTAAGCTAGGAAATGACTATCCTGTTGAACAGGTTTCTTGGGATGATGCTTTTCAATTTATTAACAGTCTCAATAACAAAACAGATGTCGCTTTTTCATTACCCACCGAAGCACAGTGGGAGTATGCGGCGAGAAGCGGTGGTAAAAAAGAGATATATTCTGGAAGTGATAACGCGAGTGAGGTCGCCTGGTATTTTGAAAACAGTGAAAACAAAACCCATAAGGTCGGTACAAAGCTTGCCAATGGACTCGGGATTCATGACATGAGTGGTAACCTCCGGGAATGGTGCAAGGATATGTATGCAAAAGATGCTTACAACAATCATAGTCTTAATAACCCTATGTACGTAACTGAGGATAAAAAAAGAAAATTTAGTCGCACCATTCGTGGTGGCAGTTATTATCTTAATTCTTGCGATGTTCGCTGTACTAGTCGAACTTGGAGCTGGAGAGACCACAACGAGGTAGACGTTGGTTTTAGACTTATCAGGAAAAATTAG
- a CDS encoding PAS domain S-box protein, with protein MGLRHILLVLSLLAFLSASAGGALYYSALRQAAFQEAERQATTNLQLVHKSLNFFLSEHRKSAATLAAMPDIQRALRTRSPDDIYAAEVVLNRFVSTLDADVCYLMDMRGITIASSNRDAPDSFVGQDFSFRPYFRDAAMGRRGAYLALGTTSGKRGVYHSHAVYDDPDAAPIGVTVIKASIEKTEKALGLPSEDIVLVTDPQGVIFISNRDQWLFKLAWQLPDARRKQIAAKRQFGEGPWTWTGLHRLDEKHVEDRQGKRYLMHQVPVDLFQGWTILHLRDTRLIAKSIAAPFLRIVGPLVLLISVLVGLSVLVLYRKASREIRRRRNAENALRESETRYRSLYHHTPAMLHSIDPQGRLLSVSDYWAATMGYSRNDVIGRHLTDFFTPQARKYALETVFPQFFKNGFCSDISYQYVKKSGESIDVSMSAIAERDDEGRIQRSLAVSIDVTQRNRAEEDLRLAKEALSQYSRELERQVSIRSGEISAILKYSPNVVYIKDTQGRYLLVNSRYEELFEVCKEDVRGKTDWDILPPAVARQFRDNDKQVLAADRSLNMEEQIDQKDGRHTYLSVKFPIYEESGHIRGVCGIATDITALKKAQERLRRLSGSIMANQEKERTAIARELHDELGQLLTALRMDAVWLQERIKASDARMAQRAEAMCALIDTTIEEVRGMAIRLRPGVLDDLGLVDALEWYTTEFERRGQIACIFNHTNIPKVDNAVATAAYRIAQEALTNVARYAQATRAEVTLAMARENLVLTVSDDGVGFNVDAFNDGDALGLAGMRERAVLVGGTFTVSSQPGSGTRVRLIVPLNPAPLSAAIHSEPERRTEP; from the coding sequence ATGGGCTTACGTCACATTCTGCTGGTTCTTTCTTTGCTGGCTTTTTTGTCCGCCTCCGCCGGCGGGGCACTTTACTACTCCGCATTGCGCCAAGCCGCATTTCAGGAAGCCGAGCGTCAGGCAACCACCAATCTTCAACTGGTTCACAAAAGCCTTAATTTCTTTTTGTCCGAACATCGCAAGTCTGCCGCCACCCTGGCCGCCATGCCGGATATTCAACGCGCCTTGCGCACCCGGTCACCCGATGACATCTATGCCGCCGAGGTGGTATTGAACCGCTTTGTGAGCACCCTGGACGCCGATGTCTGTTACCTGATGGACATGCGGGGGATCACGATTGCTTCCAGCAACCGCGATGCCCCGGACAGTTTTGTGGGTCAGGATTTCTCTTTCCGACCGTATTTCCGGGACGCGGCCATGGGCAGACGAGGGGCCTACCTGGCCCTGGGCACAACCTCGGGCAAACGCGGTGTGTATCACAGCCACGCGGTGTACGACGACCCCGATGCCGCCCCCATCGGGGTTACGGTGATCAAGGCGTCCATCGAGAAAACCGAAAAAGCGCTGGGACTGCCTTCCGAAGATATTGTTCTGGTCACCGATCCCCAGGGCGTCATTTTCATTTCCAACCGGGACCAATGGCTTTTCAAACTGGCCTGGCAGCTTCCCGACGCACGTCGCAAGCAGATCGCCGCCAAACGTCAGTTCGGCGAAGGGCCCTGGACGTGGACCGGCCTTCACCGGTTGGATGAAAAACACGTGGAAGATCGGCAGGGCAAGCGCTATCTGATGCACCAGGTGCCCGTTGATCTCTTTCAGGGGTGGACCATCCTCCATTTGCGCGATACCCGCCTGATCGCTAAATCCATCGCCGCTCCCTTTTTGCGTATCGTCGGTCCGCTGGTGCTCTTGATTTCCGTGTTGGTCGGCCTTTCCGTGCTGGTGCTGTACCGCAAAGCCAGCCGTGAAATCCGGCGCCGGCGAAATGCCGAGAACGCTCTGCGGGAAAGCGAAACCCGCTACCGGTCACTCTACCACCATACCCCGGCCATGCTGCACTCCATCGATCCCCAGGGAAGGCTGCTAAGCGTCAGTGACTACTGGGCCGCAACCATGGGCTACTCCCGCAATGACGTCATCGGCCGGCACCTGACCGACTTTTTTACTCCCCAGGCGCGCAAATATGCCTTGGAAACCGTATTCCCCCAATTCTTCAAAAACGGATTCTGCTCGGACATTTCCTATCAATATGTCAAAAAGAGCGGAGAGAGCATCGATGTTTCCATGTCGGCCATTGCCGAGCGCGACGACGAGGGCCGCATCCAGCGATCCCTGGCGGTCTCCATTGATGTTACCCAACGCAACCGTGCCGAGGAGGATTTGCGTCTGGCCAAAGAGGCGCTTAGCCAATATTCGCGGGAACTCGAACGGCAGGTGAGCATTCGCAGTGGAGAAATCAGCGCCATCCTTAAATACTCCCCCAACGTGGTGTATATCAAAGACACCCAGGGGCGCTATCTCCTGGTCAACAGTCGCTATGAAGAGCTTTTCGAGGTCTGCAAAGAAGACGTGCGCGGAAAGACCGACTGGGACATTCTTCCACCGGCGGTGGCCCGCCAGTTCCGGGACAACGACAAGCAGGTACTGGCGGCCGACCGTTCCCTGAACATGGAAGAACAGATCGACCAGAAAGATGGCCGCCACACCTATCTGTCAGTAAAATTCCCCATCTATGAGGAGTCGGGCCATATTCGCGGGGTATGCGGCATTGCCACCGATATCACCGCTCTGAAAAAGGCTCAGGAGCGATTGCGCCGGCTTTCGGGATCCATTATGGCCAACCAGGAAAAAGAGCGCACCGCCATTGCCCGGGAGTTGCACGATGAATTGGGCCAATTGCTGACCGCCCTGCGCATGGATGCGGTCTGGCTCCAGGAGCGCATCAAGGCCAGTGACGCCAGGATGGCCCAGCGTGCTGAAGCCATGTGTGCGCTGATCGATACCACCATCGAAGAGGTCCGCGGCATGGCCATACGGTTGCGACCGGGCGTTTTGGACGACCTGGGCTTGGTGGATGCCCTGGAGTGGTACACCACGGAGTTCGAACGCCGCGGTCAGATCGCCTGTATTTTCAACCATACGAACATTCCCAAGGTGGATAACGCCGTTGCCACGGCCGCCTATCGAATTGCCCAGGAAGCGCTTACCAATGTGGCCCGGTACGCCCAGGCCACCCGTGCTGAGGTAACCCTGGCCATGGCGCGGGAGAATCTGGTGCTGACCGTTTCCGATGACGGGGTCGGATTCAATGTGGACGCCTTCAACGATGGGGACGCGTTGGGCCTGGCGGGCATGCGCGAACGGGCGGTTTTGGTGGGCGGCACATTTACCGTATCGTCCCAACCCGGAAGTGGCACGCGGGTGCGCCTTATTGTTCCCCTGAATCCGGCGCCCCTGTCCGCGGCAATCCATTCAGAACCGGAAAGACGGACCGAACCCTGA